The Sulfurimonas sp. genome includes the window TCACCAAACCAACCATCAAGTTCTGTTCCAATGTCGTAACCTATTATATCTCCCTCTTGGAGTTTATAATCTGTTGGAATACCATGAATGATTACTTGATTTAGGGAAGTGCAGACTGCATTTGGGAAGCCGTAAAGACCTTTAAAAGAAGGTTTAGCACCATGACTTCGAATATAATCCTCTGCCTGTGCATCTAAGTCTTTTAAAGAAGCCCCTACTTTAGTATTTGCTCTTAAAAGTTCTAAAGCTCCACCAACAATTTTGTTAGCGGCTCTTAATTTTTCAATTTCTAAAGGCTTTCTTAGCGCTATGGCCATTATTTATAGACCAACCGCACTTAGTGTTTCATACTTGCTCATATAAACTTGAGCTTCAATTTTTCTCATAGTATCAAGTGCAACTTGAACAACAATTAAAACTGCTGTTCCACCAAAGAAGAAAGGAACACCCATCCCTTTGATAATCATAAATGGTAAAGTTGCAACAAGACCAAGATATAAGGCACCTGTAAAAGTCAATCTACTAGCAGTTTCTGTTAAAAATTCTGATGTTGCATTACCGGTACGAATACCTGGAATAAATCCACCTTGTCTTTTTAAATTATCTGCAATATCTTTTGCATTAAATGTAATCGATGCATAAAAGAATGCAAAGAAAATAACAAAAGCAAATGTTAAAAAGTTGAAAAAGTAACTATTTGGATTTAAATAGTCAGCTATCATCTGTACAGTTGGATTAGTACTACTAGACATAACAGTCATAGGAAACATCAAAATCGCTGATGCAAAAATTACTGGAATAACACCAGCTAAATTCACTTTGATAGGAATGTAATTCATAACTCTTTTATTTTGATTTTGCATCATAACTTTTTTAGCATAAGTAATAGGTACACGACGCTCACCAAGTTCAACATATATTATTACAGCGACTGTTCCTAAGATAAGTACAAGAATTGCGATTACAGTTAAAAAACTCATAGCACCTGAATTCACCATTGTAATAGTTTGACCTATTGCAGATGGAATTGCAGAAACTATACCAGCGAAAATAATAAGTGAGATACCGTTACCGATACCACTCTGAGTAATTTGCTCACCAATCCACATAAGTAACATAGTTCCTGCTAACATTGAGACAGCAGAAAGGATTATAAATGTATTATGGTCAGCAAGTATTGCACTATTTCCATTTGGACCAGTTAAACTTTGAAGTCCAACACTAATACCAATTGCTTGAATGATTGTAATTACAATAGTCGCATAACGAATAATTTGCATATATTTTACCATTCCGTCACGCTCTTTTTTCATTTGACCTAAAGGAGCAAAAGTAGCAGCTAGAAGTTCCATGATAATTGAAGCAGTGATATAAGGCATAATTCCAAGAGCGATAATAGACATTCTTTCAACAGCATTTCCACTAAACATATTAAATAAACCTAATGCGTCAGCTTGATGTGAGTCGAAAAATGAAGCGATAACAGCAGTATCTACGCCTGGCACTGGTACATAAGCCAGTAGGCGGTAGATAAATAAAAACCCGACAGTAATAAGTATCTTATTTACTAGATTTTTATTCACAACTATTTACCTGTTGTAGTAACGTTGTCGTCTTTAATTTTTGATGCTAAATCTTTAGCAGATGCACCAACTAATTTAACTTTAGAAACAGAAGCACCCATCTTGTGAACACCACGGATAGATTCCATAGTAATTTCAGCTAACTCAGCAACAGCTTTGATTTTTTCTACATTAATAACATAAGGCTTTACATTACGAGAAAAGAATCCAATTTTAGGAAGACGCTTTGCAAGCTGCATTTGTCCACCTTCAAAGTTTCTTTTTCTTTTGTAACCTGAACGAGATTTCTGACCTTTTTGACCACGAGCTGCAGTCTTACCAGTTCCAGAACCTTGTCCACGACCAACTCTTTTACGGTTACTTGTTGAACCTTCTGCTGGTAATAAGTTTTCAATACCCATTTTCTATCCTTTTATACGAGTTAATGCTTCAACTGTAGCACGAACAAGTGTTCCTGGATTGTTTGAGCCAATTGACTTTGTAAGTATATCTTGAATACCTGCAAGCTCAAGAACAGGACGAGCTGCTCCACCTGCAATAACACCCGTACCTTCAGATGCTGGTTTTAACAAGATACGACTTGCATTGTATTTATGCTCAATATCATGTGCTATTGTTGTACCTTTGATACTTACAGTAGTTAAGTTTTTAAAAGCATTATCTACAGCTTTACGGATAGCATCTGGAACTTCCTTCGCTTTACCCATACCATAACCAACAGTACCATTTTTGTTACCAACAACGATAAGTGCAGTAAAACGAAATCTTCTACCACCTTTAACAACTTTAGTAACACGACCGATATTTACGAT containing:
- the secY gene encoding preprotein translocase subunit SecY; this encodes MNKNLVNKILITVGFLFIYRLLAYVPVPGVDTAVIASFFDSHQADALGLFNMFSGNAVERMSIIALGIMPYITASIIMELLAATFAPLGQMKKERDGMVKYMQIIRYATIVITIIQAIGISVGLQSLTGPNGNSAILADHNTFIILSAVSMLAGTMLLMWIGEQITQSGIGNGISLIIFAGIVSAIPSAIGQTITMVNSGAMSFLTVIAILVLILGTVAVIIYVELGERRVPITYAKKVMMQNQNKRVMNYIPIKVNLAGVIPVIFASAILMFPMTVMSSSTNPTVQMIADYLNPNSYFFNFLTFAFVIFFAFFYASITFNAKDIADNLKRQGGFIPGIRTGNATSEFLTETASRLTFTGALYLGLVATLPFMIIKGMGVPFFFGGTAVLIVVQVALDTMRKIEAQVYMSKYETLSAVGL
- the rplO gene encoding 50S ribosomal protein L15, whose amino-acid sequence is MGIENLLPAEGSTSNRKRVGRGQGSGTGKTAARGQKGQKSRSGYKRKRNFEGGQMQLAKRLPKIGFFSRNVKPYVINVEKIKAVAELAEITMESIRGVHKMGASVSKVKLVGASAKDLASKIKDDNVTTTGK
- the rpsE gene encoding 30S ribosomal protein S5 — encoded protein: MEINREDFEESIVNIGRVTKVVKGGRRFRFTALIVVGNKNGTVGYGMGKAKEVPDAIRKAVDNAFKNLTTVSIKGTTIAHDIEHKYNASRILLKPASEGTGVIAGGAARPVLELAGIQDILTKSIGSNNPGTLVRATVEALTRIKG